In Rhizobium sp. ZPR4, a genomic segment contains:
- a CDS encoding glycosyltransferase, whose product MMPGSEMLQGLRAQTRPRARQAFVTLVTNADYAMGALALARSIALSGTKADIVVLHTEGVGENDLAPLTALDCRLVEVEHLPLSDAFNERHARGNLHAAAPFAKGRKPSFHTPLDNFCKLRLWQLIEYDTCVFIDADALVLRNVDRLFDYPEFSAAPNVYESLSDFHRLNSGVFVAKPSLATFQHMLERLDRPDVFWRRTDQTFLEAFFPDWHGLPVFMNMLQYIWFSMPELWNWNSVSILHYQYEKPWEENHPKAEQLRPLIELWHSFHAGRNMPDIATLANPRAAA is encoded by the coding sequence ATGATGCCGGGAAGCGAAATGCTGCAGGGGTTGCGTGCGCAAACACGGCCCCGCGCCAGGCAGGCATTCGTGACGCTCGTCACGAATGCCGATTATGCCATGGGGGCGCTGGCGCTGGCGCGCTCGATCGCTCTTAGCGGCACCAAGGCCGATATCGTCGTGCTGCATACGGAAGGGGTCGGCGAAAACGACCTTGCCCCATTGACGGCACTCGACTGCCGGCTGGTCGAAGTCGAGCACCTTCCCTTGTCGGATGCCTTCAACGAGCGGCATGCGCGCGGCAACCTTCATGCCGCCGCTCCCTTTGCCAAGGGCCGCAAGCCCTCCTTCCACACACCGCTCGACAATTTCTGCAAGCTCCGGCTTTGGCAGCTGATCGAATACGACACCTGCGTCTTCATCGATGCGGATGCGTTGGTGCTGCGCAATGTCGACCGGCTGTTCGACTATCCGGAATTTTCAGCGGCACCGAACGTCTACGAGAGCCTTTCCGATTTCCACCGGCTGAATTCCGGTGTCTTTGTCGCCAAGCCGTCGCTTGCGACTTTTCAGCACATGCTGGAGCGGCTCGACCGCCCCGACGTCTTCTGGCGCCGCACCGATCAGACCTTCCTCGAGGCTTTTTTCCCGGATTGGCACGGACTGCCCGTATTCATGAACATGCTGCAATATATCTGGTTCAGCATGCCCGAGCTCTGGAACTGGAACAGTGTCTCAATCCTGCACTATCAGTATGAAAAGCCCTGGGAGGAAAACCATCCCAAGGCCGAGCAGCTGAGGCCGCTGATCGAGCTATGGCATAGCTTCCATGCCGGCCGGAATATGCCCGATATCGCCACGCTCGCAAATCCGCGAGCCGCGGCATGA